The genomic segment CATTCAGATTTCCGATCGTATTTAACGAAAACAGGATCACCATGACCCACAATGTCATTCTCAGGATTCCGGGAGCTATCGGCGTTTTTATATATTCCTGTCTGGCAAGAACGACATAGATAAAGAGAAAATTCAATGCGAGAGAAATGAATTCGAACCAATACAGTTCTTCCTGTTTTTGAATGCGTCCTCCCCAAACCATATCGAGTGGGACCAGCCCGATTATGACGAACACATGAAATATCGTAACTAAGGAAAAGAGGAGCAACAAAACATTTCCGGCCATTCTTTTCGCTTTAGGATTTTTTAAGAACATATCACCATCACCTTTCTTTATATTCTTTCCATTCGATTCGAATCCGTTTCTCTATCAGCCTGAGTCAACGAAGGATCTCCTTGAATTCGAAATTCTCACACGCATCCAACCATCGAAAAAGCATTTCACTCTTTCCGAATTCGATCGATCTGGAAAAATATTTACAACCTAAAATCCATTCTCCTTGGAATATATAAATCGTCCCTATATTTTGTAATAAGGAAAAGTCCTGTGGGAACTGTGCTTCGGCGGATAATAGGATTTTTTCGGCCTTCTTCCAGTCCAAAGGATCTTTCGAAAGTTCCGAAAGAAAATCCGAGTAGAATCCCCCTAACCTCTCGTTCCCGGAAGCGTTCGTAAAGAATTCGTTTAACGGAGTTCGGACGAAATATCTTCGAGGAAATACGCTTCGAACAAGATGCTCTATCGAGGCATAAACCCCCGAACGAACGGTTTGAGAGGAGAAATGGCAGGAGTTTGATTCGAATTGGGACTCCGAGAGAATAGGGCTCGGCGCTTGGATGGGTTTATTACCGGAAGAAAAACGAAGAACGGAAGAAATGCGTAATATTCCCCTTCCTTTCATGCATTTCCTTGTTTCATTCAGCCTTAAGGAAATGCAGAATTCGTCGCGGTCTCCGTCGCAGGTCTCTACTTGCTGAAAGGCACCGATACGTTCGATCAGTATTGGAAGAGAATATACGGAAATCTTTTCCTTTCCGGTAATTTCTATACTTAGCTGTTCGGAAATCGTCCCGAGAAGGTAATTTCGAACCTTTGCGCTTTCCTTTGTATCCGGAAATAAATAAACGGTCACTCCGACCGGTCTGCATCCGGAGAGAAAAAATAAAATTCCGAGAAGAATTAAGAATTTATTTCTCATTTTTGAATACGAAGTTTCTCGTCTGGATTAAAAACTTCGTTTCGAGAATACTGGAAAGACATTTTTATCGTTTATTCTAAAGAATGCGATGAAGCCTTTTCTTCCGTAGTCCGATCGAATTATAGAGTGAAGACTTTCTACTTATCTTCCGATCTTTGACAAATAACTTTCCAGCTTATCGAATGTGCCGCCCCATCCTTCTTCCATGCCTTCCATAATAGAGTAAAAGGTTGCGG from the Leptospira wolffii serovar Khorat str. Khorat-H2 genome contains:
- a CDS encoding lipoprotein, with amino-acid sequence MRNKFLILLGILFFLSGCRPVGVTVYLFPDTKESAKVRNYLLGTISEQLSIEITGKEKISVYSLPILIERIGAFQQVETCDGDRDEFCISLRLNETRKCMKGRGILRISSVLRFSSGNKPIQAPSPILSESQFESNSCHFSSQTVRSGVYASIEHLVRSVFPRRYFVRTPLNEFFTNASGNERLGGFYSDFLSELSKDPLDWKKAEKILLSAEAQFPQDFSLLQNIGTIYIFQGEWILGCKYFSRSIEFGKSEMLFRWLDACENFEFKEILR